The following nucleotide sequence is from Streptomyces xiamenensis.
AGCCCCTGCTGCTCGCGGTCTACTCCACCCGGGAGGAGGAGGACGCGGAGTTCGACAACGCGCTCATCGCCGAAGCGGCCTCGGTGGCGGTCGGCGCGCTGGACAGCTCCCGGTAACGGGAAGGCAGGTCCTAGCTCGGCAGCCGGGGGATCTCGATCGCCGGGCAGCGGTCCATCACCATGTCGAGACCGGCCGCCCGGGTGCGTTCCCGGGCGGCCTCGTCGACCACGCCGAGCTGGAACCACACCGCCTTGGCCCCGATGGCCACCGCCTCGTCGGCGACCGCCCCGGCGAGTGCGCTGTTGACGAAGACATCCACCACATCCACCGGGAACGGGATCTCGGCGAGCGAGGCGTATCCGCGCTCGCCGTGCACCGTCTCCGCCTTGGGGTGGACGGGCACGACCCGTTTGCCGAACCGCTGGAGCACGGCGGCCACCCCGTACGCCGCGCGGCGCTCGTTGTTGGACAGCCCCACGACCGCCCAGGTGTCGCCGGTCTCGGTGAGGATGTGTCGTACGGTGTCCGTTTCGGTGTCCATGCCTGCGTCAACGACCGCCCCGGGCACGCCATTCCCGGGCCTCGGCTTAGGCTGGCCGGATGCGGGACGCGTATGTGACGGTGGCCGGTGCGGGGGGCGTGCACGAGACCGAGGTCAACCGTTCGCGCTTCGTGTGCGCGCTGGCACCGGCGGGCACGGAGGAGGCGGCGGTCGCGATCCTCGCCCGGGAGCGGGCGGCGCACCCCACGGCCACCCATCATTGCTGGGCGTATGTGATCGGTGCGGAGGCGGGCGTACAGAAGTGCGGCGACGACGGCGAGCCCGGCGGCACGGCGGGGGTGCCGATGCTGCGGATGCTCACCCGGCGGGAGATCCGGTACGCGGTGGCGGTGGTCACCCGGTACTACGGCGGGGTGAAGCTGGGCGCCGGCGGGCTGATCAGGGCGTACGGGGGCGCGGTGGGGGCCGCGCTGGACGCGGTGGGCACCGAGACCCGGCGGCGGTACCGGCTGGCGACGGTCACGGTCGATCATCAGCGGGCGGGCCGTCTGGAGCATGAGCTGCGCGCGAAGGGGCACGCGGTGCGTGAGGTGCGCTACGGGGCCGCGGTGACGATCGAGGTCGCGCTGCCGGCCGCCGGTGTGCCCGGGTTCGAGGGCTGGCTGGCGGACGCGACGGCCGGTGCGGCTCGCCTGGAGCTGGGCGGGGACACCTACGGCGTGGCCTGAGGGGCGCGCCGGGACGGGGCTTCGGCGGGGCCGGAGGCGCCGGGGAATAGTGGGCGCCCGGACCGCGTTCCGGCGGTATAGTTGAACAGTAAACAATCTAGGAGGCGGGCACGATGCAGTTCGGCATTTTCACGGTCGGGGATGTCACCACCGACCCCACCAACGGCACCACGCCGAGCGAGCACGACCGCATCAAGGCCATGACCGCCATCGCGCTCAAGGCCGAGGAGATCGGACTCGACGTCTTCGCCACCGGCGAGCACCACAACCCCCCGTTCGTCCCCTCCTCGCCCACCACCATGCTCGGCTGGATCGCCGCCCGCACCGAGCGGCTCATCCTGTCCACCTCCACGACCCTCATCACCACCAACGACCCGGTGAAGATCGCCGAGGACTTCGCGATGCTCCAGCACCTGGCCGACGGGCGCGTCGACCTGATGCTGGGCCGCGGCAACACCGGCCCCGTCTACCCCTGGTTCGGCCAGGACATCCGGCAGGGCATCCCGCTGGCCATCGAGAACTACGCGCTGCTGCACCAGCTGTGGCGCGAGGACGTCGTCAACTGGGAAGGCCGCTTCCGCACCCCGCTCCAGGGCTTCACCTCCACCCCGCGCCCGCTGGACGGCGTCCCGCCCTTCGTGTGGCACGGCTCCATCCGCAGCCCCGAGATCGCCGAACAGGCCGCGTACTACGGCGACGGCTTCTTCGCCAACAACATCTTCTGGCCCAAGGAGCACTTCAAGCGCCTCATCGACCTGTACCGGGACCGCTGGGCGCACTACGGGCACGGGCCGCGCGAGAGTGCCGTGGTCGGCCTCGGCGGGCAGTTCTTCATGCGCCGCAACTCCCAGGACGCGGTACGCGAGTTCCGCCCCTACTTCGACAACGCCCCGGTCTACGGCCACGGCCCCTCGCTGGAGGAGTTCACCGACCAGACGCCGCTGACCGTCGGCAGCCCGCAGGAGGTCATCGAGAAGACCCTGACCTTCCGCGAGTCCTTCGGCGACTACCAGCGCCAGCTGTTCCTGGTCGACCACGCGGGGCTGCCCCTGAAGACCGTGCTGGAGCAGCTCGACCTGTTCGGCGAGGAGGTACTGCCGGTGCTGCGCGAGGAGTTCGCCGCCCGGCGGGCTGACGGCGTCCCGCAGGGCCCCACCCACGCCGCCCGGGTCGCCCAGCAC
It contains:
- a CDS encoding CoA-binding protein produces the protein MDTETDTVRHILTETGDTWAVVGLSNNERRAAYGVAAVLQRFGKRVVPVHPKAETVHGERGYASLAEIPFPVDVVDVFVNSALAGAVADEAVAIGAKAVWFQLGVVDEAARERTRAAGLDMVMDRCPAIEIPRLPS
- a CDS encoding LLM class flavin-dependent oxidoreductase translates to MQFGIFTVGDVTTDPTNGTTPSEHDRIKAMTAIALKAEEIGLDVFATGEHHNPPFVPSSPTTMLGWIAARTERLILSTSTTLITTNDPVKIAEDFAMLQHLADGRVDLMLGRGNTGPVYPWFGQDIRQGIPLAIENYALLHQLWREDVVNWEGRFRTPLQGFTSTPRPLDGVPPFVWHGSIRSPEIAEQAAYYGDGFFANNIFWPKEHFKRLIDLYRDRWAHYGHGPRESAVVGLGGQFFMRRNSQDAVREFRPYFDNAPVYGHGPSLEEFTDQTPLTVGSPQEVIEKTLTFRESFGDYQRQLFLVDHAGLPLKTVLEQLDLFGEEVLPVLREEFAARRADGVPQGPTHAARVAQHKEGALR
- a CDS encoding IMPACT family protein, translating into MRDAYVTVAGAGGVHETEVNRSRFVCALAPAGTEEAAVAILARERAAHPTATHHCWAYVIGAEAGVQKCGDDGEPGGTAGVPMLRMLTRREIRYAVAVVTRYYGGVKLGAGGLIRAYGGAVGAALDAVGTETRRRYRLATVTVDHQRAGRLEHELRAKGHAVREVRYGAAVTIEVALPAAGVPGFEGWLADATAGAARLELGGDTYGVA